The Ptychodera flava strain L36383 chromosome 18, AS_Pfla_20210202, whole genome shotgun sequence sequence ATGGACAATAACATAATGCTATGTATTGTTGGGAacacaaaataacatttcttgTTTGTCGCATGTTTACATACGCCGTATACTGTTGTGCTACTTGTCTTCCCAAACACAGTCATTTGTACCAATCTCACGAGGTTGTAACagaaataatattaataaaCATTTTTCACAACTTGCACCCACTGAATATTCGTAAGTATAAATGTATAGGTTACAACTCATAAACATCACTATAGACTGCAGTCTATATTTCTGTGTAGGTCCTACAGTTGCTCCATGCAATTAAAGCTTGAAAtgacaaaatcacattttgatgtttttataaAACCAAATCAAAGCAGATTTGGTAATTTTCAAGACTGTGACAACTTTTAAATCTCAGGAAATTGCTGTAACTCTAttcccttttgtaaatttctaatTATATAGTTCATTAATCTTGTGACACGAGGCTCGCTTTGAACTACCTTGCTACTATTGCGAGCTGGAAATGGACATCTCTCTAATATCAGAGGATGTGTGATTTTAGTCAACTTCTTCAATTGTTTGGCGAGAACTGTCACCTTCCTTAGCAACGGCGTTAGTTTTACTGAAATAATTAGGTATTCCGGCGCCACCTGTAGTCTAGTATAGCTTAGTGATGACGGGTTTGCATATGCCTTCAATTTCTTTGAGCCTGTCTTCATATTCATCCTTTTCTGCAGTCTGTGGGAGGGAATTAGAAATGCATCCTATTTGCTTTTCCTGAATATAAGTAATTTCCTTAAACTAATAATCCTTTTTCAAACATTCATGTAACAACAAACAGGGTCGATCATCTCGCCGTAGCTGTCATTGGGGTCATACTAACACTGTGTACTCTTGATGAATTTTGTTGCTTCCTAACGTTGTAACGAAGCTGAGTCCAATGACAATATTACccatgattattgatatttatgttacTCTACGCCTGTTAATTCAGCACTCCCTTTACTGTCACTATATTCCTTAGATTATAACCTGACCTGTAACAAATTCACATACCTGGTTGATGTCAAGCCAGGTGATGACTTCTTGACACTTTTCAATAATCTTTGTCTTATCTTCTTCGCTGATCTTGTCTTTCAGCTTCTCGTCTTCAACAGTGTTCTTCATGTTGAAACAATAGCTCTCCAGATTGTTCTTGGCTGAAATTCTCTCCCCTTGAGCTTCATCTTCATCCTTGTACTTTTTGGCATCCTGCACCATACGTTCTATCTCTTCCTTGGACAGACGTCCTGTAAGACAATAGAAGCATAATTGAGAGTCATTGATACTGCACAACTTCCAAATCGCTATGTTCTTTGCCTGATCCAAACATTCTATATGAATAATTGCAATCATACGCATCCGTAATctgataacactaggtcaaaattatTAATACAATAGTTATGAACTtagtttgaatgtagagacaggTCTTTCTCTTGTGTAACCTTGATTTCACAGTTTCTAAGAGAGATTGCTATGTCTCTCTATAAAATCACCACATGAACTGCacgctcttgcatatcgaataagttGTGAAATGTATAGCGCATAAGCTGGTGAATATTGCTGATGAGGTGTGGGagattgatgatactaaagttgaaatcatctctcgtcatatagcctagtagaaaggtgactaTTATAATCAAATTCAAGGAACatatccagatatgaagcagaagaggtgatctctgtagtttctttaatctccaattctgcaggataaatcatagcgagataatCACTGAATTTGGAATTATTCCTTGGAAGCTCATCATCGTCTATGTATCCAAAGGTTAGGTTGAAAGTTCTaactacagagacctttttctgtttaattaagttctggataaattctgcctcgtatgagtacaggaataagtcggcaagtaatggagcacagttagtgcccataggaattcctatacactgttggaaaatgtgtcctccaaattcaacaaacatgttgtcgatgaggaaatcaagcatactgataatgtctttctcggtataaaaaaCTTTAGCATTtgtagtatttttaacaaaatatgtagcaTTACACATATGCTAACGTTGACACCAACAGAAAAAggtttcaaatattttctccgAAAATAGAATGCACCACCTTCGACAGACAATAGTAGACATATAACAGATCACAGTTGAGGCTTCGACCAAAGCCGATTGCACAAAAGTTCACGAATACTCACCCTTGTCATTCGTGATGGTGATCTTATTTTCATTGCCAGTGCTGTTGTCTACAGCAGACACGTCCAGGATACCGTTGGCatcaatgtcaaaggtcacttcTATCTGCGGTACACCACGGGGCGCTGGATGGATACCAATCAGTTCAATTTTCCCCAAAAGGTTTtgtcagaaataaaaaatacaagatttacaaataaattgatGCAAAAGAAAGTAATCTTGCAAACTTGAACATGAATTGAACATTGACGTGTTGTAAAGGTATCAATTTATCAGAGGGTACATACATCCAACATCACCCAAAAGCACAGGACTTTAACAATTTCCAAGGTCTTTCAAAGATCCAAAATACCGTTTTCAAGATACCATGTATTCATGACTGATCATCGTGTCGTTTTAAAAAACTGGGCAGGTGGAGATTTTCAATTTCTCAGGACTTTCTAGGAAGCGTTAAAATAAAAAGGTCTTCCTAGGAACATCGGACCTTGTTATGTGAGAATTACTATTTACATACTTCTGTGACATGCAATTAtttactattttcaaaagcaacattttgttttaaagtGCAATAACTTGCAACTCATTCCTATACCACAGTGGACCCTCGATTataattcaaaaaatgtttaacgAAAGAAACATTTCCCTCTGAAATGCGCTTCAAGGACAACATGCAAGAAGTGGTGATTCTTTATACACTTAACGCAGATATTTATGAGATGACAAGTTCGGCTCGAACAATACATTTAGCAGTGCAGTGTATGATATCATCCAAGACATTATTTCTATGTTTGCTAATTCTAAATCCCCTGTTGTAACAAGCTGCCACCCTTATACTGAATTACTCACACTACCGTATTAGCTTTATGGCAACATGCCCCCTCCACATCCATGCACAAAGTGCCTACTGTGGACTGATATGGAAAACTATATTGTTATCAAGTTGACAATTGAGTTGGATATGTCTGTACTTGTTTCAATCTATGCTCTGGCAATCATTTAATTCAATTAAATTCAACAGAACTTTTTTCAGCCCCAACATGGGCAATAAAAAGTCCGGTTCAAATACAatacatcaaaatatcaaaaatatataaaaggtAAATACAGAGACAATGAGCGGTGGCTCGAACCAAAAGCAAACACAAACCAGTCTTTAACGCCGCTCGGTGGTAGGAATCAATGACTACCTACGCCGTTTTGACCAGAAAGCCGGGTATCTAAAACGCCGAGCAGAGGTAATTATATTAAACTCTGTCGACAAAATATGATTAATATTGACAAAGCAATTTGGCGGGCTTTTCTAAGTACTTGCCTACTATAAAATGACAGATTTCTCTGGggtattcaaattaattttgagcTACAAATTTGACACATAACCAAGAATTGTAGGGTCGCATTGGAAAGAATATGTTTACTCCTCATTTTGGCACATAGTAAAGTGCACTCTCTTCAACAGATCTTATGCAATAGCTCGAAAACTTACCCGTACCCCAACTTTCATTTACAAACTACAGCTGTTTTCTGATATAGGTAGTTTTAACATTTAATGTAGATAGacttatgaaaaaaacaaactttgtacGAAACTTATTATATTTATTACAGAGATAACTACATCGCATAGCTACATCGCAAATTACATGTTTGAAAACTACATTAAGCTTTCGAACAGATGAAGTTTGTGAATAAAAATACGGGATGGGGAAGGTTTTCTaccatttcattacaacttaCGATAATGcactttattacatatgtactacagtttacttgcatcgaagcgcgcgcgtactaccggtatttgcactgcagtgcaataccaaaaacattatgccatcatttctttatgttaatgagtatttaccaattttgacccggaactattttgtttgtaaacacaaaaattgtcgtccacaagatttcatttcacattgGTTCGATGCTAGTTATCGTAAAGTGGATGACATTACAGATaaaaaactacgacaaagaaaacTGCATGTACTTATCGTATGTGAGGATGATTTGTACTATCCGGACTCGGAAGTCTTAGAGCAGTTTGtcgtcagcgaagcaaaaactttgacaacgggcgacgtcGGCGCAGCCACAGTTACGTGTGGCTCGATACACGGTATGCGGTGGCCGCCGTGGCCACGGCGGCTATCATGTATCAAACCACACGTTACTGTGGGCGCAGCGGagccaattaaacagttaacattttcagagatgttttgccagtagttttctcaccggcCATTCCCTGTTTTCAATCCTTAAGAATATTtagaaagtcattttttgcagtttgcagtttactctgtgcttgtgtgtcctacacgctattgataacagtgagcgcttgtgtgccacggtacgtgaacactgaaatttgatcgttcgacaagtcACGTTTGCGGTATCTTTCTTTTAAAATTCAGGTAAAAATCTttgaactgttatttgtatcgatcatttagaagaatttcaagctcaaaatgtgaaaaaattaaaagcgTTTCATTTccaaagttctcttcgtttgacTATCTATGGCATGTTGCAGAGTTCGAGCTCTGCGACGTTCCTTTgacgtcatccttgataaacagtgtcgcctcgaggacagatatgcGGATTCTTaaatttgtacaattcttttctgatctaccaccttCAGGGCctcaatttaaagctcttggagaaagaaaaacttttaccgtcttagattttcgaaaatccaaaatttaatttgtcccgatgacggggatggcggccattttgaatctcaaatatcgcaaaaagttttgtaatttgtttcgctagttccaaactttgtacagtgacccccgatttttattgttgatttggtaagaggatggttgaaagtttgatgtaggaaagtttaagtctttcacgttcgaggtgcatactatctTAATTGAGCTTCACACATCAAAAAAGTAACGTTTGAATACACTTAGAGCAAAACTACTCAAAGTAATCGAAGAGAAAGTTTAACCTCCTTCCTCTGAACGCGATGAGTTTCATTTTTCATATGCGTTTTTAATTATAAACAGCGCCCCAACATAAATGCGTTCGCTTAGAGAGAGCATACTGGACattttacactttcattgcatttcATGGAAACTGTAAAAATGGTGGAGTAAATAATAAAACCATTCAAAGTCTTTAAAGGCGCCATAACAAGTCTTTTTTAGAGCTTAAAGTTAAAATTAGTAAGAAGTTTAAACAATAATGAATACATTTGCGGAAtcaatttgtaaaacattttagagATGGGGGAACCTTGGTGGCAACATTGATGTTGAATTATCTTGTGAAGGGAAGAAATATGCAGGACGTTATAGGGTGTAATGGCAGCACATATTCATATATAAGGAATGAGAGTAGATGAACAACTTGTATTAAAATGAGTTGTTTTAGAGACAGTTGttattgcaaattttacaaattacgcGTTAGGTTCTTTGTCCCCTTCTTCGACAGCTATTTCACCTTCTTCTTGTTTCTCGTCACCTGATACAACTTTGTATTCAACTGATTGGGATTTGGATTTGGATGATTTCTCAGTTGGTTCCTTCTTCTTCTTGCACTTCGGGCAACATCGGCAGCAGCAGCAGCGGTCGAGTTTGCCGAAGTACCAGCAGAATCCCAGTCCGACACCAAGGCCGACGAGTCCAAGACggctcagtcacaatcagggtgctctagagtgtttctcttttgtcaaaatttcatcttgtagacacatatctaaatttactaaattcacAAAGCTTAAGGTTTGTTACATATTTGCTTGAAAGTTGTGAACCAAACTTTCtcagtatttccatggcaaccagttcTATATTGCGTTGACACAcagtcacggacactacaaaatattatgagttgatggagaatattctttttaaaagtttaaccagaaaatatatacatctgtTGTAGAAAATAAGGTGAATGTATTAGGATTTTACCCAGCTTTGCATgatttcctgcaaaatgatttgttacgaaaaaaaaaagaatttttcatttttttctccccaTGAGCTTATGATTCCTCTAGTTTACAGATTTGCCCTtaagtacatttaaattattttttactgcaatttttgaagtctttagaaaacattaatagtatttgcagcaaagttttgctcattttttgttagttttctagtcatttttctagtatggtaaaagcgtcacggacactacacattcaggaatatgtgtgtgaaacaaactattgtttattataaccagtaaacctgtaaaaaagtaaaattatgacaagaattgattacaaacaaatcaaaaacatattattgaggaagtttgacataaagaatatttgtagtactggtatttttcaataaccagaaaattttatcagaaatacaacactgaatgcAAACATTCTTGagataactggtatgtagaaAATGCTATACAATACAAAACTGTCCTTGTAACCctataaagtgaacaataaatgatttactgaacatttggtttccaacatattattgtgatctgtatttcagtagcgtcacggacactacacatttGAATACTTAAAGGGGCAAATTCTTTATCAGTTTCAACAGAcaatattaaacacaaattctAAATAAAGTCATGAAgagtataatataatactgtctGGCCACTCATAGTGATATTTGTAGGTGACTGGAGTATTTTAAGTATTTGGTCAGCATCTATTGTGTATAAGGGAGAAAGAGGTTGCAAATCTGACTATTTATGGTGAAACTGCAGTAGTGTGGGCTCCATTATGGATCTTTGTCGATAGTGATGTATATAAGGGGAGGATTTATGTcctgtaatgttatttttctgttttatcccATCGTTTGCATTATAAGGTTGTATAATTTGTGTTTGATAGAATTTCAGTCTTGTGTTGTTTGTTAATGGAAAGCTATGGCGAGACATACTCGGATCTAGCATGTGGTGTCttttgaatgctgtgatcctgaaatcaatgtttcaaaacccaagtgtgtggtttctcctcagtcgcaatgtcctgtctttcctaagttgttgtgtcagatattttgatttttatatgcttcTTCTTGTAGTCGTTTTCATGTGTTATTGGCTTAAAAAAATAAAgccaatatttccatatttttatattgtgttgagatttttttgtgaattttgtttttgacaagtgtgtcttgtatgttttttgttttgtttttttatatgCTGTTATTGGGGGTTCAGGGAAAAGGGtgttaatgtttcgtccttttcaagttccaatattttgcaagactttctttcaagtcttttgttttaatgtatgttgttgtgaagattagattatttgttgcttccttctttatttttcttgtactttttgttgagttcaattcctgtgtttgatttctattgtaattctagttatttctttttccgtgtattctctgtaaattaattttcttgtaaagaaatcaactatctcCTTGGAATCGTTTGGGTCATTGGATGTACAGAAGTATCCGAGAATTTCACCTTCAATTTgtcctttaaaatttgatttgggtAACATGATTCTATGTGcaggtattggaatgttccaattAGTTTTGTGTGGGTTATaataaccaaaatattttcttggttgTGCCTTGGGCCCTTCAAACTTTTGACGTAGAGAAATGTTATTcttttctagtgatttcttaactgtaaatttaaatgttggtgcattttgtttattctatAGCTGAACTCTGCTTTTTGGTTTTGTGTTCaagtaaaaattatgaaaatgccatttctgaatcttttccaaaaGTGAATCATATTTTGGTATTCAGAGATGATTTCCATTTCCAGTTTATGAAATGCAATCATGGCAATCCCTAGCAATGCATTTCAGCCAATTAAACAGCCACATATTTGGCGGTAGAGTTCATTGTTTAATAGCccaaagacttgaaagaaagtcCTGCAAAATACTGGCAGGAACTTGAAAAGTACGAAACATCAAAAATCCTTTTCCCAAACCACCAAATAATAACccacaaaaagaaacaagaacataaaagacacacttgtcaaaacaaagttcaaaaaaaaaagagacaaaacgttaacaataatctcatcaaaatgttacgtgcagagaaaacgaacaaaagggtgaactcagcagttaacgtttaaacaaaatttattacgaaaataagaCTAATttctaagtcagggatagagtacaagctttaaaagtgtacagactacttatctcagctgggacggcaaagcttcagtctcagagttgtaacagtcagtcggatgaatgaacagtccttgcaggcttgaagctgcacaaagtccacagtataaatccagcgttggcagtgaaggtcttgaaaagtcttgagaatgactactgctggagtttagtaacacacaagagacacgatcccaaaagtctgactggaagctgagcacgtcccttttataaaggcatataagaacaatctagaacttttattgacatgctaattactgttctaaaattatctcccttacacaactaatcaactttccagaacattccaaacatgactaattgaattcaaggttgtgaggtcatcaagggcagtgaccttgagaatgttctagactaattgaactcaggtcatgatgagtgtgggggaaatgacctacataacacaccccctcttcaaaaaaagaaaatttttcaaagaaaaatctttctttacaaatgtaatcttgaaaaggatttaagtactcaaattttgttttactctaaagtaaaatttcttgaaagtgaacaacaataaactctaaatacgagagagacagtctgcaattaaattgtctctgcctttgatatgtctaatgtcaagattaaactcctgtaacattaaactccatcttagcaatctctgatttttgcctttaaatttctgtagaaatacaagagggttgtgatcaatataaaccactattggctgatttgaagaagtaacataaacttcaaaatgctgtaaagctaatatcaaagataaacactctttttcaattgtagagtagtttctctgggatttgttaaatttgcgtgaaaaatagcaaacaggatgatctataccatgactatcctcttgcaataaaacagcaccagcagccgtatcactagcatctacagctaatttgaatggcaaagtgaaatctggtgcagacaacactggggcactttgcagtatggctttaagtgtatcaaatgcctgttggcattgctctgaccaaacaaactttactttctttttaagtaagttagtcaaaggctcagtaattgtggagaaatttggacagaattttctgtagtaaccagccataccgagaaagcgcatcagttgtcgtttgcagtttggtatgggaaaacttgaaatggcactgattttggcatcaacaggttttacctcaccctgtcctacagtatgtccgaggtaagttacctagcccaaccaaactcagatttggcaaggttgacagtcaacattgctttgctcagtctctcaaagaacttccgcatgagcttgatgtgttcctcccaggtgtcagtatacaggacgacgtcgtcaacgtaagctgcacatccgtatagccggatatgacgtcgttgatcatccgttggaacgttgccggagagttcttcattccgaatggcatcaccttgtactggaataatccgtctggtgtaacaaaggcggatatttcacgagcacgatccgtcagagggacttgccaaaatcccttcagtaggtcaaatttcgtcacgtacttggcttttcccactcggtcgacgCAGTcgtcaatcctcgggattgggaaagtgtctgtctttgttaaagtgttgaccttcctaaagtccgtgcacatacgataactgtgatctgatttgggaacaagtatgcacggcgaactccagttacttttactgggttcaataaagtcattgtccagcaggtatttgacttcttcctggagatatttcgcttttgttggattcagtctttatggatgttgttttacaggcttactgtccccaacatcaacgtcgtgatagatgacgtttgtcctcgttggaacatcttgaaataggtatttatattcgtggagcagttctttcacctgttgttgttgttctggctggaggtgtgccaactttgtagactccagcttctcaggatttctgagttctgaagcttgaccgagcccagctttgagtttagagtattttcactcaagtcagtttcagtatcactatcttcataatggcccgaactgactgtactgacaggctttgttttagtaggattatccctatccaaatatggcttaagcatatttatgtgacatagctgtttttgttttcgcctgtcaggtgttattatgatgtaatttaaatcactcaatttcttatcaattagatatggcccaaagtaacgagcatggagtggtttgccaggaattggaagtagaacaagaaccttttgacctggttcaaacttccgtttcgaggtgcttttatcatatttggttttcattgactgctgagatgactcaagattttctctggctaattcacatgctttagagagttttgtacgaaaatctgacacatattgcaaaatattcagacaatcatcatcgtctgataggaatttctctttaacgagcttaagtgggccacggactgtatgtccaaatacaagctcaaatgggctaaagccaagagactcctgaattgactctctaacagcaaagagcagaaaatgaattccttcatcccactgcttctctgtatcgaaacagtaggtcctaatcatggttttcaaagtttgatgaaatcgctcaagagcaccctgactttctggatgataggcggatgacgtatactgtttaatgcctagctgatccattacttgttgaaaaataccagacataaaattggagccttgatcggactggacacatttagggaggccaaataaagtgaaaaatttgactaaagctctcactatagtctttgtctttatatttctcagtggtatggcttctgggaaccgagttgatgtacacataattgtcaacatgtactcatttcctgatcttgtttttggtaggggcccaacacagtctattagtatcctactaaatggttcttgaaatgcaggaattggctgtaaaggggcctttggaatggtctgatttggctttcctaccatttgacatgtgtgacaagttttacagaaatgtgctacatcctgcctgagattaggccaataaaagtgactgagaattttgtgataagttttccttactcccaaataaccagcccagggcgtttcatgggccaggcgcaatatttcagcacgatagggctttggaaccacaatttgatgttttatagcccaatcgtcatcaaccaaaacgtctggaggtctccatttacgcatgagaataccagattttgtataataggaaacagagctatctgaagttttaccttcatcatctaccctgtcaaacaaagacaaaatatctgggtctttgtgttgttctgcaatgagatttgatctagaaaatgtctgactttggtcagcagaagttttactggaagtttcaaatccacgagggataacggaatgatccgtgtcaaacacctgactgagaaaggtgtcatttaagtcaacatctgtgacattatttttgagagtattttgattctcagaagttttctttgacatggctcgagtaatagcacatgaagggaaaagaccggaatttcttcctctattggctctggattttgatctaaactaggattatcagtcacaagtggattagcaatgaccttgtccccagcaaggtcgtttccaagaagaaggtgaatcccttcaaaaggcaaaaaaggcctaatacctaaagtcacaggtccagagacaaagtccgaagacaaatagacattatggagaggaacaggaataaagtcattgcaatctacccccttaataagaactttagaacctgaaaatgacttttcagaaaacggcagggtatctgccaacaaaagagactgggaagccccggtatctcttaaaattttgacaggggtagcggaagagaaatcactagaaagtgatataaaaccatcatgaataaatggttcgaaaatacccataatgctatcttgggaagaattgaccttgacctcattaattggggatgagaggggtttaacctcagaaaatgtgttgcacacattattagactctaatcgagttgatgaagaaataaagccggtgggcttagatccactttgaccactttgaccttcacgttttcttttcaatttgaaacaatctgacgttaaatggccgtctttcttacaatacttacaagaaagtgtaccgaactgtttgtcagaaggagattgagacttggaatctgatgtgggagtgttacttgaattttgtgaactgttgtcatttgattttctactgtcctttgagaaattcttggatgaaaaggaggagttaaatttacctgcattgtttctgtatggaaaggactgggatggtttgctgagaaatgaagatttgtgggtcaatgaataatcatcggccaaacgtgcagcaacctccaatgtatctgccttttgttcattgataaacgtcttgatgtcactccggatgcacctcttaaattcttcaatcaaaacaagctgtcgtaatttgtcataattctgactgaccttttcagaagagcaccaacggtcaaacagttgttcttttgttcgagcaaattcaacataagtttgatctttcgccttctcacaatccctaactttct is a genomic window containing:
- the LOC139117247 gene encoding heat shock 70 kDa protein-like — translated: MVQDAKKYKDEDEAQGERISAKNNLESYCFNMKNTVEDEKLKDKISEEDKTKIIEKCQEVITWLDINQTAEKDEYEDRLKEIEGICKPVITKLY